In one window of Desulfovibrio desulfuricans DSM 642 DNA:
- a CDS encoding outer membrane homotrimeric porin, whose amino-acid sequence MKKLGILLLAAGLLLGSAPQCRAVDFDVKGSWQFAFDYINGGNFMGKDRNGRNTVGQQWAAIHQQRDEFEAIQRLHLQLNAKASENLAGTVFFEIGEQRWGMAAQGGALGADGSNVVKVKNAYLDWVVPNTPLKLRMGLQGIKLPGFALDSPIFQDDVAGIAASWKMNDAVSITGVWMRLLNDNWSGTTSQPASYMDNFDLFALTVPVTVDGLKITPWGMGGAMGPNSLMPAAVTNMPGGSKKVALTNPITGQAIDGLELRDGLYPAAFSSGRGTSRLWNDDYSSMYWGGLTGQWASFEPLRISWDFIYGSVDHGKEDLNRRGWFGMLLAEYALDWGLPGLYGWYFSGDDDNPNNGSERLPYLATTNNLTNSLSTFGYRGNPIMGGGKGVLGVNPSGTWGVGARIKDVSFLDDLSHTLRVNYFGGTNDTKMASYITGRHATDASGRQIYRNNTDFNSFGTYLTTADTGMEVNLDSKYKAAENLTFILELGYIHLWLDNDVWGHYQNISGTSLNVKDAWKASFNVVYSF is encoded by the coding sequence ATGAAAAAGCTGGGCATATTACTTTTGGCAGCAGGATTGCTGCTCGGAAGCGCACCCCAGTGCAGGGCAGTTGATTTTGACGTCAAGGGAAGCTGGCAGTTTGCCTTTGACTACATCAACGGCGGTAATTTCATGGGAAAGGACCGCAACGGAAGAAATACCGTGGGTCAACAGTGGGCTGCCATCCATCAGCAAAGGGACGAGTTTGAAGCTATCCAGAGGTTGCACCTGCAGCTGAATGCAAAAGCTTCAGAGAATCTTGCCGGCACCGTTTTTTTTGAAATTGGCGAACAGCGGTGGGGCATGGCTGCTCAGGGCGGCGCGTTGGGGGCCGACGGCAGCAACGTTGTCAAAGTCAAAAACGCATATCTCGACTGGGTCGTGCCCAATACTCCGCTGAAACTGCGCATGGGCCTTCAGGGCATAAAACTCCCAGGATTTGCCCTGGACAGTCCCATTTTTCAGGACGATGTGGCCGGAATAGCGGCATCGTGGAAAATGAACGATGCCGTCAGCATTACCGGTGTGTGGATGCGCCTGCTCAATGACAACTGGAGCGGTACTACCTCACAGCCTGCCAGTTACATGGATAATTTTGATCTGTTCGCCCTGACCGTGCCCGTGACGGTGGACGGACTCAAAATTACGCCCTGGGGCATGGGCGGCGCCATGGGACCAAACAGTCTCATGCCAGCCGCAGTTACCAACATGCCCGGCGGCAGCAAAAAGGTTGCTTTGACCAATCCCATAACCGGGCAGGCCATTGACGGTCTGGAACTGCGTGATGGTTTGTATCCGGCGGCCTTCAGCTCCGGCAGGGGCACCTCCAGACTGTGGAACGATGATTACAGCTCCATGTACTGGGGGGGGCTGACCGGGCAGTGGGCCAGCTTTGAACCTCTCAGGATTTCATGGGATTTCATTTACGGCAGCGTTGACCACGGCAAGGAAGACCTGAATCGCCGGGGCTGGTTTGGCATGCTGCTGGCAGAATACGCTTTGGACTGGGGGCTTCCCGGCCTGTACGGCTGGTACTTCAGCGGCGATGACGACAATCCCAATAACGGTTCGGAACGTCTCCCTTACCTTGCCACCACCAATAACCTGACCAACTCGCTCTCCACCTTTGGTTACCGGGGCAATCCCATCATGGGCGGCGGCAAGGGCGTGTTGGGCGTCAACCCCAGCGGGACATGGGGCGTAGGCGCGCGCATCAAGGACGTGAGCTTTCTTGATGACTTAAGCCATACCCTGCGCGTCAACTATTTTGGCGGCACCAACGATACAAAAATGGCCTCATACATCACCGGGCGGCATGCCACTGATGCTTCAGGAAGGCAAATCTACCGCAATAACACTGACTTCAACTCGTTCGGCACGTATCTCACCACAGCCGATACGGGTATGGAAGTCAACCTCGACAGCAAGTACAAGGCCGCGGAAAATCTGACGTTCATCCTGGAACTGGGCTATATCCACCTTTGGCTGGACAATGACGTATGGGGCCACTACCAGAACATCTCTGGCACAAGCCTCAATGTCAAGGATGCATGGAAGGCATCGTTCAATGTCGTCTATTCGTTTTAG
- a CDS encoding aryl-sulfate sulfotransferase: protein MRFRASISLLAGLLALGLSTQAPAYEVHDGPTGVIKLVPEKTFKGYTLFAPTVKCTTTYLIDMNGDVVHTWKSKYPPGLYATLLPNGNLLRAAAPKDQPVKIGGAGGIIEELDWNGNVVWSYTMLTENEIQHHCFDRMPNGNTMILGWERKTPAEFQAKGRKPGTWPEEVKIKGQAVRDFWVDFVREVDKNGKTVWEWHAWDHIGTGPDQLDINFALPTPVGPGYDSFDWSHFNTVQYLPKTDQILLNSRNFSEFYIVDKKSGKIVKRWGNPAAYGKGTRPEWYYDGTQQVFGEHNATMLPNGNVQIFDNGSERPEGNRSRVIEVDPASGKIVWQYAANGSNSFFSYRQGAAERLPNGNVLVTSTHQGHLFEVTPAGEVVWEFVNPIMAGQAKPVFSDREDAVPNAHQTFTNMIHRAYRYAPDYPGLKGKDLSVKAQLLPGYPKFFEVWKPTAVK from the coding sequence ATGAGATTTCGTGCTTCAATTTCCCTGCTGGCAGGTCTGCTTGCCCTTGGGCTGTCCACGCAGGCTCCTGCATATGAGGTGCATGACGGCCCCACCGGCGTCATCAAGCTCGTGCCCGAAAAAACCTTCAAAGGCTACACGCTCTTTGCCCCCACGGTTAAATGCACAACCACCTATCTTATTGATATGAACGGCGACGTTGTGCACACGTGGAAGAGCAAATACCCTCCCGGCCTCTATGCCACGCTGTTGCCCAATGGCAATCTGCTGCGCGCAGCCGCCCCCAAGGATCAGCCGGTCAAGATTGGCGGCGCAGGCGGCATTATTGAAGAACTGGACTGGAACGGCAACGTGGTGTGGTCGTACACCATGCTTACGGAAAACGAGATCCAGCACCACTGCTTTGACCGCATGCCTAACGGCAACACCATGATTCTGGGTTGGGAGCGTAAAACGCCCGCCGAATTCCAGGCCAAGGGCCGCAAGCCCGGCACGTGGCCTGAAGAAGTCAAGATCAAGGGGCAGGCCGTGCGCGACTTCTGGGTAGATTTTGTGCGCGAGGTGGACAAAAACGGCAAGACTGTCTGGGAATGGCATGCCTGGGATCACATCGGCACCGGCCCGGATCAGCTGGACATCAACTTTGCTCTGCCCACACCTGTGGGGCCGGGATACGACAGTTTTGACTGGTCGCACTTCAATACGGTGCAGTACCTGCCCAAGACCGACCAGATTCTGCTGAATTCCCGTAACTTCAGTGAATTCTATATTGTTGACAAAAAGTCGGGCAAAATCGTCAAGCGCTGGGGCAACCCCGCCGCCTACGGCAAGGGGACGCGCCCCGAATGGTACTACGACGGCACCCAGCAGGTTTTTGGCGAACACAACGCCACCATGCTACCCAACGGGAATGTGCAGATATTCGACAACGGCTCGGAACGGCCCGAGGGCAACCGCTCCCGCGTGATCGAGGTCGACCCGGCCAGCGGCAAGATCGTATGGCAGTATGCCGCCAATGGTTCCAACAGCTTTTTCAGCTACCGGCAGGGCGCTGCGGAAAGACTGCCCAATGGCAACGTACTTGTGACATCCACGCATCAGGGGCATCTTTTTGAAGTAACCCCCGCAGGCGAGGTTGTATGGGAATTTGTGAATCCCATCATGGCAGGGCAGGCCAAGCCTGTTTTCTCCGACCGAGAGGATGCCGTGCCCAATGCCCATCAGACATTTACCAATATGATCCACAGGGCTTACAGATACGCCCCGGATTATCCCGGCCTTAAGGGAAAGGATCTGAGCGTTAAAGCCCAGTTGTTGCCCGGCTATCCGAAATTCTTTGAAGTTTGGAAGCCCACCGCAGTAAAATAA
- the gcvH gene encoding glycine cleavage system protein GcvH, which translates to MNFPHDRKYHAEHLWAQSQPDGTCLIGITDFAQDQLGGVIFVDLPAVGASFRQGESCASIESVKVTSEAIMPVSGQVTAINEALADAPELLNDDPYNQGWLIKVQPTAPDEGGCITAEEYAQAVAS; encoded by the coding sequence GTGAACTTTCCTCACGACAGAAAATACCATGCAGAACATCTGTGGGCGCAAAGCCAGCCTGACGGCACCTGCCTTATCGGCATTACCGACTTTGCCCAGGATCAACTGGGCGGGGTGATCTTTGTTGACCTGCCCGCTGTGGGTGCAAGCTTCCGGCAGGGGGAATCCTGCGCTTCCATTGAATCCGTCAAGGTAACCAGCGAGGCCATCATGCCCGTCTCCGGTCAGGTCACGGCCATTAATGAAGCCCTCGCAGATGCCCCGGAACTGCTCAACGATGATCCCTACAATCAGGGATGGCTGATAAAGGTGCAACCCACGGCCCCTGATGAAGGCGGATGCATTACAGCCGAGGAATACGCTCAGGCTGTGGCAAGCTGA
- a CDS encoding dihydrolipoyl dehydrogenase family protein has protein sequence MQSFDIVILGGGPGGTTAARLLAQAGKSVALVEKTHLGGTCLNCGCIPTKMLLGAVAPLALLHAQQRTRVAKGEIAVDFAALQTRVSRFTSGTSKTLGKSLASMGVTIFTGRGEGIAPGTVRVHAEDGATDLTAQHIILACGSSSAAFPGLTPDHDCVLDSTDLLRIESVPESLVIIGAGAIGLELGDFFSAMGSKVTIVEAAPHIAPLEDTDIAAELRRTLQKNGITCHEGARAKDLRTVDGQAQLTLEDGTVISAAKALVAVGRTPNTAGLNAQQWGCNLNKRGYVETNAFLEAAPNVYAVGDVNGLVLLAHAAEHQAVYVAERILGENAGEYQSGPVPSCVYGAMEVMRVGQTAEALLREGKIVEVSQAALSLNPIAQASGGTAGFVKTVWSDGKIAGIAAVGAGVSHLVMVALLLIKEGYTAQNLHKVMFAHPTLDEIVSMSIMAPRVRVESN, from the coding sequence ATGCAATCTTTTGATATTGTCATTCTGGGCGGCGGCCCCGGCGGAACCACGGCAGCGCGTCTTCTTGCCCAGGCGGGCAAAAGCGTTGCCCTTGTGGAAAAAACGCACCTTGGGGGCACCTGCCTGAACTGCGGCTGCATCCCCACCAAGATGCTGCTCGGCGCTGTGGCCCCGCTGGCGCTCCTGCATGCCCAGCAACGAACCCGCGTAGCCAAGGGCGAAATTGCCGTGGACTTTGCAGCGCTCCAAACACGCGTGAGCCGCTTCACCTCAGGGACGAGCAAAACGCTTGGCAAAAGCCTTGCCAGCATGGGCGTGACGATCTTTACCGGGCGTGGCGAAGGTATTGCACCGGGCACTGTGCGCGTTCATGCCGAAGATGGCGCTACAGATCTGACTGCGCAGCACATCATTCTGGCCTGCGGGTCATCTTCCGCAGCGTTTCCCGGTCTGACGCCCGATCACGACTGCGTACTGGACAGCACTGATCTGCTACGCATTGAATCTGTTCCTGAAAGCCTTGTCATCATTGGCGCCGGGGCCATCGGCCTTGAACTGGGTGACTTTTTCTCAGCCATGGGCAGCAAGGTGACCATAGTGGAGGCTGCGCCCCACATCGCACCTCTGGAAGATACCGATATCGCAGCAGAATTGCGCCGGACACTGCAAAAAAACGGCATAACCTGTCACGAAGGCGCACGGGCCAAAGACTTGCGCACTGTTGACGGGCAGGCGCAGCTCACCCTGGAAGACGGCACGGTCATCAGCGCAGCCAAAGCCTTGGTGGCCGTTGGCCGCACACCCAACACCGCCGGGCTGAATGCCCAGCAATGGGGCTGCAATCTCAACAAGCGCGGCTATGTTGAGACAAACGCCTTTCTTGAAGCCGCCCCCAACGTCTATGCCGTGGGTGACGTCAACGGCCTTGTGCTGCTGGCCCACGCTGCGGAACATCAGGCTGTGTATGTGGCGGAACGCATCCTTGGCGAAAACGCCGGAGAATACCAATCCGGCCCGGTGCCCTCATGCGTTTACGGAGCCATGGAAGTCATGCGCGTTGGCCAGACGGCGGAGGCCCTCCTGCGCGAAGGCAAAATAGTGGAAGTCTCCCAGGCGGCCCTGTCCCTGAATCCCATTGCGCAGGCAAGCGGCGGCACAGCCGGATTTGTCAAAACAGTCTGGAGCGATGGCAAAATTGCAGGCATTGCCGCAGTTGGCGCGGGTGTTTCGCACCTTGTTATGGTGGCCCTGCTGCTGATCAAGGAAGGCTATACGGCGCAAAACCTGCACAAAGTCATGTTTGCCCATCCCACGCTGGATGAAATTGTGTCCATGTCCATTATGGCGCCCAGAGTGCGCGTGGAATCCAACTGA
- a CDS encoding glutaredoxin family protein — MGITLYTAPDCIRCKIVKAFLAERGLTYDTIDFKADAQEFNTFYRTNRKAIYRNPEGVEFPLFSDGEVIKQGSGEIIAYLLSGHALEACVTRSDMLHGKIAGLYPSQCPAGQEDNFAVLVDRLAAGGLQVWLQTDGRKPELLEKLLKTKDVHVVCNLVGCPEASTKIFGGAPSKEELAKTIALVQATPDGSVRFLAMPLPAGDGWDWPKREDAAAAAKLVAEACGQPTMPYSITAVTADMVWDMRGLEPLPEQNLLMYRSASRQHLFKADIVK, encoded by the coding sequence ATGGGCATAACCCTTTATACAGCGCCGGACTGCATCCGCTGCAAGATCGTCAAAGCCTTTCTTGCCGAACGCGGGCTGACATACGACACCATAGATTTCAAGGCTGACGCGCAGGAATTCAACACGTTCTACCGCACAAACCGCAAGGCCATTTACCGCAATCCTGAAGGAGTGGAATTTCCCCTGTTCTCCGATGGCGAGGTCATCAAGCAGGGTTCCGGCGAAATCATCGCCTACCTGCTTTCGGGCCACGCGCTGGAGGCCTGCGTAACCCGCAGCGACATGCTCCACGGCAAAATTGCGGGTCTTTACCCTTCGCAATGCCCTGCCGGGCAGGAAGATAATTTCGCGGTTCTTGTTGACCGACTGGCTGCTGGCGGCTTGCAGGTCTGGTTGCAGACCGATGGCCGCAAGCCGGAACTGCTGGAAAAACTGCTGAAGACCAAGGATGTGCACGTAGTCTGCAATCTTGTGGGCTGCCCTGAGGCAAGCACAAAAATTTTTGGCGGCGCTCCCAGCAAGGAAGAACTGGCAAAAACCATCGCCCTTGTGCAGGCCACGCCCGATGGCTCGGTGCGTTTTCTGGCCATGCCGCTTCCCGCTGGCGATGGCTGGGACTGGCCCAAGAGGGAAGATGCCGCAGCGGCGGCAAAACTTGTGGCCGAAGCTTGCGGCCAGCCCACCATGCCCTACAGCATCACCGCCGTCACGGCGGATATGGTGTGGGACATGCGCGGGCTGGAACCCCTGCCGGAGCAGAACCTGCTCATGTACCGCTCCGCCTCGCGCCAGCATCTGTTCAAGGCAGACATCGTTAAATAG